The genomic DNA CAGAAATAACTTAGTTTGTCTAAACACCAATTTAAATCCGTTTCTACCTTCTTCACTAAGAAAAACGTTTCACAATTTTACAAAAAAAATAATTTAAAAAAGATTAGAATACATGATTTAAGATATACAAGTGCCACTCTGTTGCTTTTAGGGGGAACTAATATGAAAGTTGTTTCTGAAAGATTGGGTCATACAGATATAAAAATAACTATGAATAGATATTCTCATGTACTTAAAGAAATGGAC from Clostridioides difficile ATCC 9689 = DSM 1296 includes the following:
- a CDS encoding tyrosine-type recombinase/integrase encodes the protein MSKHQFKSVSTFFTKKNVSQFYKKNNLKKIRIHDLRYTSATLLLLGGTNMKVVSERLGHTDIKITMNRYSHVLKEMDKEASDNLSELLFK